A region of Shewanella psychromarinicola DNA encodes the following proteins:
- a CDS encoding TatD family nuclease-associated radical SAM protein: MNASTSPTPTLVYDIGNHRYLNITARCTLRCQFCPKHNGSKQVHDFDLSLSQRITAEDVLPLLGNVHDVEEYVFCGFGEPTLNLECLLQLAHAIKAQGGRVRLNTDGLGNHFHRRNILPELSQCIDSLSISLNADTPESYQQHCHPKLANSYKALLEFIQLAPQYIPQVQVSAINGLANVNIERCRGIAEQNGAIFKQRELDKIG; the protein is encoded by the coding sequence ATGAACGCCTCTACCTCACCCACGCCAACCTTAGTTTACGATATCGGCAATCACCGTTATCTCAATATTACGGCAAGATGCACCTTAAGATGCCAGTTTTGCCCTAAGCATAATGGATCGAAACAAGTGCACGACTTCGACTTATCACTCAGTCAACGTATTACCGCAGAGGATGTTTTACCCTTGTTAGGTAATGTGCATGACGTGGAAGAATATGTCTTTTGCGGCTTTGGTGAACCAACGTTAAACCTTGAATGTTTGCTGCAGCTTGCCCATGCCATAAAAGCACAAGGTGGGCGTGTAAGGCTTAATACCGATGGATTGGGCAACCACTTTCATCGTCGTAATATTTTGCCAGAGCTCAGCCAATGCATAGACAGCCTGTCAATTTCACTTAATGCCGACACCCCAGAAAGCTACCAGCAACACTGTCACCCCAAGCTGGCAAATTCCTATAAGGCACTGCTTGAATTTATTCAACTCGCACCTCAATACATACCGCAAGTACAAGTCAGTGCCATTAACGGACTGGCTAATGTAAACATCGAACGTTGCCGCGGTATCGCAGAGCAAAACGGTGCAATATTTAAACAACGCGAACTGGATAAAATTGGTTAA
- a CDS encoding efflux RND transporter permease subunit produces the protein MDTNKGIIAWFARNSVAANLLMAALLIGGLFSAVLINKEIFPTFELNLININVAYPGAAPQEIEEGINIKIEEAIQDISGIKKVTSVASDSVGSVTIEVEDGYDVQQVLDEAKLRIDAIATFPDNIEKPNIYQIKPENNVIWVSVYGDMNLHDMKEMAKAIRDDITDLPAVTRAKVTGVRDYEIGIELSEDKLREYGITFTQVALAVQNSSIDLPGGSIRAQDGDILLRTKGQAYTADDFAQIVVETRPDGSRIMLPQVATINDDFEERLEYTRFNGKPAAVIEITSIDDQNALDISSQVKAYVAERKKTLPSNIQLDTWGDLTHYLQGRLNMMLSNMFYGALLVFIILALFLDLKLAFWVMMGLPVCFLGTMLLMPLEPFNMSINMLTLFAFILVLGIVVDDAIVIGESAYTELEENGHSLDNVIKGVQKVAMPATFGVLTTIAAFIPMIMVSGPMGIIWKSIGMVVILCLAFSLIESKLILPAHLAHMKIRKRTAPTNPFSRFKFAINEWLQHFIHNTYRHFLERCIKRRYNVVAVFVGVLILSLALVQSGKVRWVFFPDIPSDFIQVQLEMEEGSSEQNTLKVLQQVEDALYKMNAKLEDQYGYPMVKHSYIELSSRSSAFVFTELTKGEDREVDGVAIAEEWRKQLPELLSVKKLNINASTNDAGGDLSFRLTSSDLNQLSEAAKVLKSKLATYEGVFDITDNFSSGSHEIRLNIRPEAEAQGLTLSDLARQVRYGFYGYEAQRILRNKEEVKVMVRYPLEQRRTVGDLENMLIRTPSGAAVPFSTVADIEMGESYASITRVDGRRAITISANVNKNNVEPSKVVAEIQQDFLPELTARFPKVTSALDGGSLDEQNAMLGLAQGFFFAMFTIYALMAIPLKSYTQPLIIMSVIPFGMIGALFGHYILGLSMSVLSLCGIVALAGVVVNDSLILVDFVNRAREEGKSLMQSAIDSGCYRFRAIILTSLTTFFGLVPIIMEKSLQAKIVIPMATSLAFGILFSTVVTLILVPILYIILDDIRRLLRRVFMWWWQPKTVAEPLGSDEHH, from the coding sequence ATGGATACTAATAAAGGGATCATCGCCTGGTTTGCGCGCAACAGTGTCGCAGCCAACTTACTGATGGCCGCCTTGCTTATTGGCGGTTTGTTTAGTGCGGTACTCATTAATAAAGAAATCTTTCCAACATTTGAATTAAATCTCATCAATATCAATGTTGCCTATCCAGGCGCAGCGCCACAAGAAATTGAAGAAGGGATTAATATAAAAATCGAAGAAGCGATTCAAGATATTAGCGGCATTAAAAAAGTGACTTCTGTTGCCAGTGATAGTGTTGGCTCAGTGACCATTGAGGTCGAAGACGGTTACGATGTGCAGCAAGTACTAGATGAAGCTAAACTGCGTATCGATGCCATTGCAACCTTCCCTGACAACATCGAAAAACCCAATATTTACCAAATAAAGCCAGAAAACAATGTGATTTGGGTATCTGTTTATGGCGACATGAACCTGCATGACATGAAAGAAATGGCTAAAGCGATCAGAGACGACATTACCGACTTACCAGCAGTGACTCGCGCAAAAGTCACCGGAGTTCGCGACTACGAAATAGGCATCGAACTGTCGGAAGACAAACTACGCGAATATGGCATTACGTTTACTCAAGTGGCTTTAGCGGTACAAAACTCGTCGATTGATTTACCCGGCGGTTCTATTCGGGCCCAAGATGGTGACATCCTACTGCGCACAAAAGGCCAAGCTTATACCGCAGATGACTTTGCGCAGATTGTGGTAGAAACGCGCCCAGACGGCAGCCGGATTATGTTACCGCAAGTGGCCACAATTAATGATGATTTTGAAGAACGTCTGGAATACACCCGCTTTAACGGCAAACCGGCTGCGGTAATTGAAATCACCAGTATTGACGATCAAAATGCCTTAGATATTTCATCACAAGTTAAGGCTTACGTCGCCGAACGTAAAAAAACCTTACCAAGCAATATTCAACTTGATACCTGGGGTGATTTAACTCACTACCTGCAAGGGCGTTTAAACATGATGTTGTCGAACATGTTTTATGGCGCTCTGCTGGTGTTTATTATTCTGGCCTTATTCTTAGATCTTAAACTCGCTTTTTGGGTAATGATGGGCTTACCTGTGTGCTTTTTGGGCACCATGTTATTAATGCCGCTTGAACCGTTTAACATGTCGATTAATATGCTGACCTTATTCGCGTTCATTCTGGTGCTGGGGATCGTCGTCGACGATGCCATTGTCATCGGAGAAAGTGCCTATACCGAGTTAGAGGAAAACGGCCACTCTTTAGATAATGTGATAAAAGGGGTACAAAAAGTGGCGATGCCAGCCACCTTTGGGGTGCTCACCACTATTGCAGCCTTTATCCCCATGATCATGGTGTCTGGGCCCATGGGCATTATTTGGAAATCCATCGGTATGGTGGTGATTTTGTGTTTAGCCTTTTCGCTGATCGAATCAAAACTGATTTTACCCGCACATTTAGCTCACATGAAAATCAGAAAACGCACCGCCCCAACGAATCCTTTCTCACGCTTTAAATTTGCTATCAACGAATGGTTACAGCATTTCATTCACAACACCTATCGTCATTTTCTTGAGCGCTGCATTAAGCGTCGCTACAACGTCGTGGCGGTATTTGTGGGGGTATTAATTCTGTCACTTGCTTTAGTGCAAAGCGGCAAAGTACGCTGGGTTTTCTTCCCTGATATTCCATCGGACTTTATTCAAGTGCAGCTTGAAATGGAAGAAGGCAGTTCTGAGCAGAACACCTTAAAAGTGCTGCAACAAGTCGAAGATGCGTTATACAAGATGAACGCCAAACTTGAAGACCAATACGGTTACCCCATGGTGAAGCACAGCTACATCGAACTAAGCTCACGCAGCAGTGCCTTTGTGTTTACCGAGCTGACTAAAGGCGAAGACCGTGAAGTAGACGGCGTCGCTATTGCTGAAGAATGGCGTAAACAATTACCCGAGTTATTGTCAGTTAAAAAGCTTAACATCAATGCCAGCACCAACGATGCTGGCGGCGATTTATCGTTTCGCTTAACCTCAAGTGATTTAAACCAACTGTCTGAAGCGGCCAAAGTGCTTAAGTCTAAATTGGCCACTTATGAAGGCGTATTTGATATTACCGATAACTTTTCTTCAGGTTCGCACGAAATTCGGTTAAATATCCGTCCTGAAGCCGAAGCGCAAGGGCTGACACTGTCAGATTTAGCTCGCCAAGTTCGGTACGGTTTTTATGGTTATGAAGCCCAACGTATTTTGCGTAATAAAGAAGAAGTCAAAGTCATGGTGCGTTACCCGCTCGAACAACGCCGCACTGTGGGTGACCTTGAAAACATGCTGATCCGCACCCCGTCAGGCGCAGCAGTGCCGTTTTCAACCGTAGCAGATATCGAAATGGGTGAGTCGTACGCGTCGATCACCCGGGTTGATGGCCGCCGAGCGATTACCATCAGCGCCAATGTGAATAAAAACAACGTTGAACCATCGAAAGTGGTCGCCGAAATTCAGCAAGATTTTTTACCCGAATTAACCGCACGATTCCCTAAAGTAACGTCAGCATTAGATGGCGGCAGCTTAGACGAGCAAAATGCTATGCTTGGTTTAGCGCAAGGATTTTTCTTTGCCATGTTTACCATTTATGCCTTAATGGCCATTCCATTAAAATCGTACACGCAACCGTTAATCATTATGTCGGTCATCCCGTTTGGCATGATTGGCGCCTTGTTTGGCCACTATATTCTAGGCTTATCCATGAGTGTGTTGAGCTTATGCGGTATTGTGGCGTTAGCCGGGGTAGTGGTAAACGACTCACTCATTTTGGTCGACTTTGTTAACCGAGCCCGCGAAGAAGGCAAGTCGCTAATGCAATCGGCTATCGATTCTGGTTGTTATCGTTTTAGGGCAATCATCCTTACCTCGTTAACCACCTTTTTTGGCTTGGTGCCCATTATTATGGAAAAAAGCTTACAGGCTAAAATTGTTATCCCAATGGCGACATCTCTAGCATTTGGTATTTTATTCTCAACGGTAGTGACGTTAATTTTGGTGCCCATCTTGTACATTATTCTGGATGATATAAGGCGCTTATTACGACGCGTTTTTATGTGGTGGTGGCAACCCAAAACAGTTGCGGAACCATTAGGCTCTGATGAACACCATTAA
- a CDS encoding efflux RND transporter periplasmic adaptor subunit codes for MIKTILRRSSPLLIIAVFVAAAMLLISTQEAPEQKDEPISVPIIDVQTITPQTLSLNLPSYGVVNPKYKTQLVTEVQGRLLNISADFVAGGVVKQGQQLAIIEPSDYEADLIQAEATLAQATAALNEEKARGVVAKIEFKDFGTGLPPELGLRIPQLKKEQANVKYAQAALARAQRNLARTVIRAPFDGIIKARNVDLGQYVTLGTNLGELYNTSIAEIRLPLTNADLAYLESVDNPETAVTLTAFLAGKQVTWQGNIVRSENVIDEQTRMVYLVAEIHDPYLRKNKTEGQLPLKYGSFVNAVITGRTVNNVVKLPRHVVRNGQVAVVGADNIIEMRPVNVIRSDADTIYIQGSFKANERVSMTSINSLNSGQIIKVLGEETQSAPVDTDAQAATTAGE; via the coding sequence ATGATAAAAACCATATTAAGAAGATCATCACCACTGCTTATCATTGCTGTGTTTGTTGCCGCAGCCATGCTGCTTATCAGCACACAAGAAGCACCCGAGCAAAAAGATGAACCCATTAGCGTGCCCATTATTGATGTGCAAACCATCACGCCGCAAACCTTGTCGCTCAACTTACCGTCATACGGCGTGGTTAATCCCAAATATAAAACCCAGTTAGTCACCGAAGTTCAAGGGCGTTTACTGAACATTTCAGCAGACTTTGTTGCTGGCGGTGTCGTAAAGCAAGGCCAACAACTTGCCATTATTGAACCCTCTGATTACGAAGCGGATCTAATACAGGCAGAGGCGACACTTGCTCAAGCAACCGCCGCATTGAATGAAGAAAAAGCCCGTGGTGTAGTCGCTAAAATTGAATTTAAAGATTTTGGTACCGGTTTACCACCAGAGCTCGGATTACGGATCCCACAGCTAAAAAAAGAACAAGCTAACGTCAAATATGCACAAGCCGCATTAGCCCGTGCACAACGCAACTTAGCACGTACAGTAATTAGGGCCCCATTTGATGGCATTATCAAAGCACGCAATGTCGACTTAGGTCAGTACGTAACCTTGGGCACTAACTTAGGTGAACTCTACAACACCAGTATTGCTGAAATTAGACTGCCATTAACAAATGCAGATCTCGCGTATTTAGAGTCGGTTGATAATCCTGAAACCGCTGTCACACTCACCGCATTTCTGGCAGGTAAACAAGTCACTTGGCAAGGCAATATTGTTCGCAGCGAAAACGTCATCGACGAGCAAACTCGCATGGTGTATCTAGTCGCAGAAATACATGATCCGTATTTACGCAAAAATAAAACTGAAGGACAATTACCCTTAAAATATGGCAGCTTTGTGAACGCCGTCATCACAGGCCGCACGGTTAATAATGTAGTAAAACTGCCACGTCACGTGGTACGAAATGGTCAGGTTGCCGTTGTTGGTGCAGACAATATTATCGAGATGCGCCCAGTGAATGTTATTCGTTCAGATGCCGATACCATTTATATTCAAGGCAGCTTCAAGGCAAATGAGCGAGTATCCATGACTAGCATTAATAGTTTGAATTCTGGGCAGATCATTAAAGTGCTCGGAGAAGAAACCCAGTCAGCTCCAGTCGATACTGACGCCCAAGCCGCTACGACTGCAGGTGAATAA
- the srmB gene encoding ATP-dependent RNA helicase SrmB, whose protein sequence is MQFEDFQLDPSLLESLKAMGHHSPTTIQQQTIPLAMDQRDILARAPTGTGKTASFLLPALQHLIDFPRRFEGQARILVLTPTRELASQIHRYASHLATGLDLNIVIITGGVPYGPQEEALADNVDILIATPGRLMEYLDKDKFDATEVEILIIDEADRMLDMGFSSVVQSIAIEAQGRKQNMLFSATLEGNGVNRFARELLNDPVVVDVEAPRSEKAKVHQWVHLADDQAHKFALLCHILQQENVKRTIVFVKTREMVASLEGLLLKANIPCAFMRGDMEQKKRFQALGRFSKGEVNVLLATDVAARGIDVDDITHVINFDMPRSADAYVHRIGRTARAGAKGTAISLVEAHDMRIISKIERYIELPLKRRVIEELRPKHKEAKVPGKKKANAKEARVTSKKYKKK, encoded by the coding sequence ATGCAATTTGAAGATTTCCAGCTCGACCCTAGCTTATTAGAGTCACTCAAGGCCATGGGACATCACAGCCCTACCACAATTCAACAACAAACGATCCCATTGGCCATGGACCAGCGGGATATTTTAGCGCGAGCGCCTACCGGCACAGGGAAAACGGCTAGCTTTTTACTGCCTGCATTACAGCATTTAATCGACTTCCCTCGGCGTTTTGAAGGCCAAGCACGTATTTTGGTGCTAACGCCAACGCGTGAATTAGCCAGTCAAATTCATCGTTATGCAAGTCATTTAGCCACTGGGCTTGATCTTAATATCGTCATCATTACAGGTGGTGTGCCATATGGCCCACAAGAAGAAGCACTTGCAGACAATGTTGATATATTGATCGCCACCCCAGGTCGATTAATGGAATACTTAGATAAAGATAAATTTGATGCCACTGAAGTGGAGATTCTCATTATTGATGAAGCTGATCGTATGCTTGATATGGGATTCTCGTCAGTAGTGCAATCTATTGCCATTGAAGCTCAAGGCCGCAAACAAAATATGTTGTTTTCTGCCACACTTGAAGGCAATGGGGTTAACCGTTTCGCTCGCGAATTGTTAAACGATCCGGTAGTGGTCGATGTAGAAGCGCCACGCAGTGAAAAAGCCAAAGTGCATCAGTGGGTGCATTTGGCCGATGATCAAGCACATAAATTTGCGTTGTTATGCCACATTCTTCAGCAAGAAAACGTTAAACGCACCATAGTGTTTGTTAAAACTCGCGAAATGGTTGCCAGCTTAGAAGGCTTATTGCTAAAAGCGAATATCCCTTGTGCATTTATGCGTGGCGATATGGAACAGAAAAAACGCTTCCAAGCACTGGGGCGTTTTTCTAAGGGCGAAGTCAACGTGCTATTGGCGACAGATGTTGCTGCTCGAGGAATTGATGTTGATGACATTACCCATGTCATCAACTTTGACATGCCCCGCTCTGCTGATGCCTATGTTCATCGAATTGGCCGCACCGCTCGTGCTGGCGCTAAAGGAACCGCGATTTCATTAGTTGAAGCGCACGATATGCGTATTATTTCTAAAATTGAACGATACATTGAATTACCGCTTAAACGCCGCGTGATTGAAGAACTTCGTCCTAAACACAAAGAAGCCAAGGTCCCAGGTAAGAAAAAAGCCAATGCAAAAGAGGCTAGAGTGACATCGAAAAAGTACAAGAAAAAGTAA
- a CDS encoding tRNA1(Val) (adenine(37)-N6)-methyltransferase, whose translation MSFTFKQFHIDDKQCGMSVSTDGVLLGAWAELSQSSNILDIGAGSGLLSLMAAQRSPHNASITAVELDGAAANACQYNIQQSPWPEKIQLFQGAIQHFQQQHNQISAPLFDHIICNPPYFEQGLQAKNSARADARHTNTLSFAELQYVIGQLLAPQGTASIILPQQSLARFRQQLNAHGLFVIKHLDVISVEGKSPNRALLAIQYDPMRVNPRQTNNKVTIETQCLQLVIRDKHGQYSQAMADLCREFYLKL comes from the coding sequence ATGTCTTTTACGTTTAAGCAATTTCATATCGATGATAAACAGTGTGGAATGTCAGTCAGTACAGATGGGGTTTTACTCGGTGCTTGGGCTGAATTATCGCAATCTAGCAACATTCTCGATATTGGTGCAGGAAGTGGCTTGCTAAGCCTGATGGCTGCACAGCGCAGCCCTCATAACGCCAGTATTACTGCTGTAGAATTAGACGGTGCAGCAGCAAATGCCTGCCAATATAATATTCAACAAAGCCCTTGGCCTGAGAAAATTCAGCTATTTCAAGGTGCTATTCAGCATTTTCAACAACAACATAATCAAATATCAGCACCGTTATTCGATCATATCATTTGTAACCCGCCTTACTTTGAACAGGGTTTGCAGGCCAAAAATAGCGCACGAGCCGACGCAAGGCATACCAACACCTTATCTTTCGCTGAGTTACAGTACGTGATCGGTCAATTACTTGCTCCCCAAGGCACGGCTAGTATTATTCTACCGCAACAAAGTTTAGCCCGTTTTAGGCAACAACTTAACGCTCATGGTTTATTCGTTATAAAACACCTTGATGTTATTAGTGTTGAGGGAAAGTCTCCCAATAGAGCACTATTGGCAATACAATACGACCCAATGAGGGTTAATCCCCGACAAACCAATAACAAGGTCACCATTGAAACTCAATGTCTACAACTGGTGATCCGCGACAAACACGGACAATACAGCCAAGCTATGGCAGATTTATGCCGCGAGTTCTACTTAAAGCTTTAG
- the brnQ gene encoding branched-chain amino acid transport system II carrier protein: protein MQTTKMSVTDTLGLGFMTFAFFLGAGNLIFPPFAGMLAGENMSFAMFGFLITAVGMPLIGLIAVAKSNGKVMALLPGFAATALAIAIYIIIGPAFAAPRTALVAFEIGARPFIGNPDALMMLGGKEFNIAQLIYTLVFFSVVMFLSLYPGQLLDSVGKVLTPVLILLLVGLASSVIIIPGAEVSQPVGDYINSPLTKGIIEGYNTMDTLASLMFGMLIIDLLRKKGVNEAADQTKYLIRAAFIAAGGLAFVYISLFYLGASAGDFAIGADNGGQILTNYVTYHFGNLGSLLLSTVVTLACLTTAVGLVTACAEFFNELLPRLSYKLLVVLLSAVCATVANVGLAQLISVSIPVLMTIYPVAIALVLVTFLTERFARPEFSHRIVLTVALFFGIFDGLQTAGMDMSFLDFMPLHAEGMAWLLPTALTAIVCLFLPKKRLQKVQA, encoded by the coding sequence GTGCAAACAACCAAAATGAGTGTAACGGATACGCTTGGGTTAGGATTTATGACCTTTGCGTTTTTTTTAGGGGCGGGTAACTTAATTTTCCCTCCTTTTGCTGGCATGCTTGCTGGCGAGAATATGTCTTTTGCGATGTTCGGTTTCTTAATTACTGCAGTGGGTATGCCGTTGATAGGCTTAATTGCGGTTGCCAAATCCAACGGTAAAGTGATGGCATTATTACCTGGATTTGCTGCAACGGCATTAGCCATTGCTATTTATATTATTATTGGCCCGGCATTTGCGGCCCCGCGTACCGCTCTGGTGGCGTTCGAAATTGGTGCAAGACCTTTTATCGGTAATCCTGATGCACTGATGATGTTAGGCGGTAAAGAATTCAATATTGCCCAACTTATTTATACTTTAGTGTTTTTCTCCGTGGTGATGTTTTTATCTTTATATCCAGGCCAATTACTGGACAGCGTAGGGAAAGTGCTTACGCCAGTATTAATTTTATTATTGGTGGGATTGGCCAGTTCAGTGATTATTATTCCTGGCGCAGAGGTGAGCCAACCCGTTGGTGATTACATTAATAGTCCATTAACGAAAGGGATTATTGAAGGTTATAATACCATGGACACCTTGGCATCTTTGATGTTTGGTATGTTAATCATCGATTTATTACGCAAAAAAGGTGTCAATGAAGCCGCTGATCAAACCAAGTATTTAATTCGTGCCGCCTTTATTGCTGCTGGTGGTCTAGCATTTGTGTATATTTCTTTGTTTTATCTTGGTGCTTCTGCGGGTGATTTTGCCATTGGCGCTGACAATGGCGGGCAAATTTTAACCAACTACGTCACGTATCACTTCGGTAATCTTGGTTCACTATTGTTATCGACCGTTGTCACCTTAGCCTGTTTAACCACGGCAGTCGGTTTAGTTACTGCGTGTGCTGAATTTTTTAATGAATTATTACCGCGCTTGTCGTATAAATTGTTGGTTGTCCTGCTAAGTGCAGTGTGTGCCACCGTTGCAAACGTTGGTTTAGCGCAATTAATTAGTGTGAGTATTCCGGTGTTAATGACGATTTACCCAGTCGCTATTGCATTAGTGTTGGTCACTTTCTTAACGGAGCGTTTTGCTCGACCTGAGTTTTCGCACCGAATAGTGCTAACTGTGGCACTTTTTTTCGGCATTTTCGATGGGTTACAAACCGCGGGGATGGACATGAGCTTCTTAGATTTTATGCCATTACATGCTGAGGGTATGGCTTGGTTGCTGCCTACGGCGTTGACCGCGATTGTGTGTTTGTTTTTACCCAAAAAGAGGCTTCAAAAAGTGCAGGCTTAA
- the xerD gene encoding site-specific tyrosine recombinase XerD, translating into MAKPAYQPDPLINQFVDDLWSTNGLSDNTLASYRTDIQHLERYVLSQGKDLLQVDQAVLRDYLAERFDKQFAKSSTARLLSSLRRFYAYLLVKKQISQDPTSLIKSPKLVRQLPDTLSEAQIECLLSEPNTDDPIECRDKAMLELLYATGLRVTELVSLTMEQISLRQGLVRVMGKGGKERLVPLGEVAITEVEQYIKFARTELLNMKQSDVLFPSRRGQMMTRQTFWHRIKLYAARSGIECHLSPHTLRHAFATHLLNHGADLRVVQLLLGHSDLSTTQIYTHVAKVRLQQLHSQHHPRG; encoded by the coding sequence TTGGCCAAACCTGCTTATCAACCCGATCCATTAATTAACCAGTTTGTTGATGACTTATGGTCAACTAACGGGTTAAGTGATAATACATTGGCATCCTATCGCACCGACATACAACATTTAGAACGTTATGTGTTGTCTCAGGGAAAAGACTTACTGCAAGTTGATCAAGCCGTGTTGCGCGACTACCTCGCAGAGCGTTTTGACAAACAATTTGCTAAAAGCAGTACCGCCAGATTACTCAGTAGTTTACGGCGTTTTTATGCTTACTTATTGGTAAAAAAGCAAATTAGCCAAGATCCGACCTCATTGATTAAGTCGCCTAAGTTAGTTCGTCAGTTGCCTGATACCTTGTCTGAGGCACAAATTGAGTGTTTATTATCTGAGCCTAATACCGACGATCCGATTGAATGTCGTGATAAAGCCATGTTGGAACTCTTGTATGCCACCGGGTTGCGCGTGACTGAATTAGTGAGCTTAACGATGGAGCAAATCAGTTTGCGTCAAGGTTTAGTCCGAGTGATGGGTAAAGGCGGCAAAGAACGTTTGGTTCCATTGGGTGAAGTGGCCATTACTGAGGTTGAACAGTATATTAAGTTTGCTCGTACTGAATTGTTAAATATGAAACAGTCCGATGTACTGTTTCCGTCACGTCGTGGGCAAATGATGACTCGGCAAACTTTCTGGCATCGAATTAAGTTGTATGCGGCAAGGTCTGGAATTGAGTGCCATTTATCACCGCATACGTTACGACATGCCTTTGCCACTCACTTATTAAATCACGGTGCTGACCTACGGGTTGTACAACTTTTGTTGGGACATAGTGATTTATCAACCACTCAAATATATACTCATGTGGCAAAAGTGCGTTTGCAGCAATTGCATAGCCAGCATCATCCGCGCGGTTGA
- the dsbC gene encoding bifunctional protein-disulfide isomerase/oxidoreductase DsbC, which produces MKLTKTLALVASLVITPMVSAASDVANESALKQKLTDTLGVNVMTIQQSPIDGLYQVLTDRGVLYVTKDGAKLFHGNLYDIDNGMKNLTEAALAGPRIALLEPFVDEMLVYKAKNEKHVVTVFTDVDCGYCRKLHNQMQGYNDLGITIRYLAYPRAGIPSANADEMQAVWCAKDPLKAMTEAKAGGNVKAASCDIDIAAQYKLGMSFGVNGTPALILENGTMVPGYQAPAELLRTIESNL; this is translated from the coding sequence ATGAAGTTAACCAAAACATTAGCCCTTGTTGCCAGCCTTGTTATCACTCCAATGGTGTCAGCTGCGTCTGATGTAGCCAACGAATCAGCATTAAAGCAAAAACTTACCGACACGCTAGGTGTCAACGTGATGACAATTCAGCAATCTCCCATCGACGGTTTATATCAAGTGCTGACCGACCGAGGTGTGTTATACGTCACCAAAGATGGCGCTAAGTTATTTCATGGTAATCTGTATGACATCGACAACGGCATGAAAAACTTAACCGAGGCAGCACTAGCCGGACCTCGTATCGCATTGCTCGAACCATTTGTAGATGAAATGTTGGTTTACAAAGCTAAAAATGAGAAGCATGTCGTCACTGTATTTACCGATGTCGACTGTGGTTATTGCCGTAAGCTACACAATCAAATGCAAGGCTATAATGATTTAGGTATTACGATTCGCTACTTAGCTTATCCGCGTGCAGGCATTCCTTCTGCAAATGCTGATGAGATGCAAGCCGTTTGGTGTGCTAAAGATCCTTTAAAAGCGATGACAGAAGCTAAAGCGGGTGGCAATGTTAAAGCCGCGAGTTGTGATATTGATATTGCGGCGCAATATAAGTTAGGTATGTCGTTTGGTGTTAACGGTACACCCGCACTGATTTTAGAAAATGGAACCATGGTGCCAGGTTATCAAGCTCCGGCAGAATTATTACGTACTATTGAATCAAACTTATAA